gatttaattaaatggaCGGTGCATCGAGCAAGCATTCGTTGACACAATTCACGGCCTGCAAAGTTGGAAACTCACGTAGATGGTGTCATAGCTGGAGGGGTGCGCGATTGAAAAGTGTTATTGCGCTTGCTTTAGAACACACACGCAGCAGTGCAGCAACACATGGTCTGCACGTTGAGCAATATCCAGCAAGGAGCCCAGCAGCCCTCACGGTTTTGGACAACTTCATCCTACAAGGCCTGATCAAGCAGCTCTCATCCATATTTCTCCAAGCGGTCCAGCATCCAAGAAGGTCAAGCAAGACCACACGATCAGCCGCCCACCATTCACCTCCACGCACAGCTGCATATCCAGTTGCAGCCACAGTCCAGCACGTGAACTGTAGGGAACGTGCAACACCCATCCAGAAGAAACGCCCCACTTGAGAACGGTCCAGCTTTGAAGTGGTGCAGCTCATTCTTTTTCATCACGGCCCAGTCAAGCTTCAGAAGGAGCTGTCCAGCAGGTTGCTGCCCACACTTCAAGTCCAACATTTACATGCTTCTAGCAGCTTGGGAGATTGTTGCAGCCCACACTAGGAGAGGTATATGCTTGGAAGAAATGAAGCATCCAACTGCAGCCGTAAATGAAGAGAGGTGTGTAATTCGATTTGGAGGGTGCAGCCAGCAAAGAAGTTGCAATACTCACACCCCACATGAGACACGTACAGAGCCACGGGAtaggttattttttatttggaattttcaAGCAACAGCCGCCAGACTGGGACGTGACCACTCATCTTTCATCTTAGAAAAAACACTAGGTTACTGTTGCAATGTAGAACTCTAGAAGAatctcgtttttttttcttctggctggaaccaaagtttattttataatacatgCAATGAATTTACATTTGGCATTCAGTTTTGGAGAATGGAGTCACGGCCTCGGGATGGGTTTTATTAAGATTGATTTTTCTACTTTGAAAGAAACGTTGCTTTAATTTTAGCTAGAGGTATCACGCATTAAAGGGAGTTGCTACTCAacaatttactttattttaagctgatttttattttaagctgCATGTTGTTCACCTCCTTTatcaatttcattcaattcctTTCTTTTAGAAAAGTGTTGCACGACGTTTTAAGCATTTCTTTCTTATTCCAGCTGCaatatgcatttaatttagtagtttaagTATTGCAATTTACTATTTTCGCTGCATTATGTTTCATTTTGCTGAAGCGTTTATGTGCCTTATGTTGTCTATTATGGTTGGCCTCTTTCTcttcatgcattttaattttccccacttgctttagagattgttcggtctcaatgtagaacctttcggtctcaatgtagaaccgttcggtcatttgtaggaccgttcggtcttcatgctttgttcagttattttaatgttttcaagtatgtttgcttgtatttaattttcagttttaatttagttaatttctaatcgcaaaaacactttcaaacccccccccccacttcgtgtttgNCCTAAtcctcgaaccacatttggtccttgagagacgacctaggagtcattgcctagttatactgcatttctaattgcacattaaatttgcatgggctgcgacaacccatcactTCCTCAGGACCTTCTTCATCAATTGTGCTCTCGTCTTCTTTGACAGAGTTCCTGACTTGTTTAGAATGACTTGGATTCATGATGAACTCATCAAACGCAACATGAATTGATTCCTCCACATTCATAGTTCTCTTGTTGTATACACATTATGCCTTACTGTTCAAGGAATATCCTatgaaaattgcttcatcaacTTTTGACTCAAACTTTCCAAGATTCTCTTTGTCATTATTCAATTCAAAAcatttgcttccaaagattCTCAAATGTGAAATACTTGGCTTTCTTCCACTCAGTAATTCATATGGTGTTAATTTCAGTATGGACCTGATGATTGTTCTGTTCAGTACATAACAAGTTATGCTTACTGCATCTGCCCAGAAGTACTTTGACATGTCCCTATAATTCAGCATTGACCTTGCCAATTCTTCAAgtgctctattttttctttccaccACTCCATTTTGCTGTGGTGTTCTGGGTGCAGAGAAGTTGTGTGTGATTCCCATTTCAGCTAGATATTCATCAAAATCCTTATTctgaaattctcctccatggtCACTACGAATAACCTTCATCTTGAGATCCATTTCATTATTAATGGCAGCGAGAAATCTCTTGAATACTTTAAGTGCATCATTCTTGGCTGTAATGAAATAAGTCCAAGTATATCTTGAAAAGTCATCTACAATAACTAGTCCGTATGAATTACCTCCAAGACTTTTTGTTCTGGATGGTCCAAATAGATCCATGTGAAGCAGTTGCAGAGGATTTTTGGTTGACATCTCGCTCTTAGTCTTGAATGGTTGTTTGCTTAACTTCCCTTTTTGGCAAGCATCACATAACCTGACAGTTTTGAATCGGATCTTAGGTAGGCCATTCACCAGTTTCTTAGAAACGAGCTTGTTCAGTTGACTCATACTGATGTGAGCCAATCTCTTATGACATAGCCATACATCTTCTTCTTTGGTCATCAGGCATACAGAAGATTCGAATGCATTATCCGTGAAGTCGATTAGGTAGATGTTGTTCACCATTTTTCCCACAAGTAGTAACTCATTTGTTGCCCCCATTGCTAATCAAACAGTATTTGGGTTCGAAGGTGATCTTCAGTCCTTTGTCACACAGTTCACTGATGTTGAGCAGATTTTGttttaacccttcaacaagcaacacatttttaatttcataagatgaaggagtttttattttacctataccgaTGATCCTTCACTTGTTGTTATCACCATATGTTACATGACCAGCAGCCTTGTATGAAATATCTAAAAATTTTGTAGGATCTTCAGTCATGTGTCTCGAACAGCCGTTGTCAAGGTACCAAGAGGGACTTTTGAACTGTTGTTCCAGATCAAGTTTGATTATCCGGGATTTTGCCATCATGATcagttcttttttattcttgactttcttggCATCAGCAGAATGGTCTTGATTATTCATCTTTTTCCAGAACTTTGTAAACTTGCTGTTCAACAAGATTGATTTCTGCATCTGTGAGCAGGATTCTTCCTCTCGGTTTACCTTGCATTCCAAGTTACCtatttcaaagttttcaaaacatCCATCAGTTACAGATTTTAACTTCATATTACAGGGAGCAGATGTAATATCAATTCAAAAATCAAAAGCCTTTTTGCTCCCCAATCCAATACAGGCGTTCTCCTGCTATCCTTGCTTCTCGAAACATCTCAGAAAGCCTATGAGATGCCTTCGAATGGAAATTCCGCTGAATTTGAACTTCATGTTGAGGTAACCAGTGAACCTTCATCTGTGACAACAagtcatataaaaattatgtaaattactATATGTGTTGGTACacaattaatgttaataatGAATGTTAAATAACAAAAGGAAGTTGATTTCCTTTAATCTTAAATCGCTTCCAAAATGGTTTTCTGTCATCAGGGAGTATTGTTCCCCATGTTGGCCACGACTGTAGAAATTGTTGCTTAATAGACCTTGTTATGGCCTGAGAAGCAACTCTAGATGGCACAAACCTGCATATAAATACATCAAAGTCATTTAAATTAACGATAACTTAAACAATTAATGTAAAACAATTTAGTAATAAACTTGGTTCCGTGTTACCCTTTCCCATAAGGTTCAATCATCGGTCGATCAGCAGGAGCAGGGTCATCACCATCTTCACCAGCCGAATCGTGATCAATAGATGGTGTGGGACAACCATCAGATGGCGGTATGGACGATGAGGAGGGCATAGAAGAAGAATCTATCTATGTTCCAAGAAATGCAGGTGGAGGAAGACTAGTAGGATCTTGTGTTGGCTGTACCACAGGGTCTGGTGTGGATAAAATAGCAAGTTTTTGTAAGGGATTAATAGGAGGGTGTGGTGTGGAAAGAACATGACGGTCTGCATCATGTGAGGGTGTCGAAAGAACATGTCGGTCTGTAGCATCTGAGGGTGTGGAATGAACATGACGGTCTGCAATAGATGAAGGAATCTTAAGGATATATTTTGCCTTTCGTTTCTTCTTAGTTTTTGCTACAGCCTTTCCTTTATCAGGATTTGATAGTCGTTCTCCTGTCATTACtgcaataaaatgaattatgattgAAATCAAGTTAAATAACGTAGTCATGCCACAACAAATGAATAAccatcatttttcaaaattaaatcaaaattacatcatgTTTCAAAATAACCACAATATAAAGCACAATATATGTGTATAAAtcaatcttcatcatcatcatcatcatcatcatcatcatcatcatcatcatcttcttcttcttcttcttcttcttcttcttcttcttcttaggGTCCTGCAATCCTAGTACACGTTCAAGTTCAATATGTTCAATATCATGTGACATTTCGTCAACTTGGTAGGCAATGTCTTCTTCAACATCATTTGAGTCAATATGACCCCTGGGCTTGGTTTGTATTGCAATAGACCAACCACGTTTTTCGATGCTATGAAATGGTGGATATGGGACATAATAAACTTGTCTAACATTACTTGCTAAAATGAATGGATCAAACGGTCGGTATCGTGAACTCATGTGCAATTCGCCAATGTTATACCTAGGATCCATTCTTCTACCACTTCTAGAAGGATCAaaccattcacaataaaaaagaacCACTGTCTTTGGAGAGGTAGAAGTGTTGTACTCCAactcatatattttttgtattatccCATAAAAGTCATCGTAACCACCATCTGTGATTCCCTTGACATACACACCAcaattagttgttttttttctttgggaCCATGCATGTGTGTGGAATTTGTACCCATTGGCAAAGTAGGTGTTTTCCACTCTTTGACACATCTCATGGGCTAATTTGCCAAATACCTTAAATCTTGAATTGTTGGACTTAAAGGCTGATTATAAACCTGTACATGAAGTCTATTAATACATCCGGAAGTTACTGGCACAATATCAGGTCATATGAAGTGTAGTAATACATCTAAATGAATTGCACGAAACATGTACATACTTGATATCTGAACTAATTCGGAAACTCGGAGTGAATTAGGGCAGAAGCACTTCCTTCTGGAATATGCTCAGCCACAACAAACGAGCTGTTCAATATGATGAAGACAATAAGTGAGTATAGAAATGTAAGCATTAGAAAGTTTAGAAAAGGGATGAGGACATACTCAAGGTAGGGTTTAACTTCAATACAATTGATCAAGACATGAACATGCGCAGAGTTGAATTCAGCATCATTCAACCAATGAGTCTTCTCCTTGCCTGCGTGACGGCCAAGTTGTCAAAACACAGACAATGTTGAGTGAGATGTTTTGTTTTGGCATTGTGTTTCATTCCTAACATTGTTGGATGACAACATGAAGTTCTTGAAATAATGTGAACAAAAGTATGTCGTCTCACGATGTAAGTAAGCTGCACAGATTGATCCTTCGACTCTCGCTCTATTCTTAACTGAACGTTTTGATTCTCCCATAAACCTTTCAAATGGATACATCCACCTATATTGCACAGGTCAACCAAGCCATGCTTCATAAGCAAGATGAATTGGAAGATGTtccattgaatcaaagaatgcaGGGGGGAGTACTCTTTCTAATTTGCAAAGAATGATTGGAATATTTTCCTCCAACTTTGCCAGTGAATCTGCCTTCAGCGTCGTGGAGCACAAATCTTTAAAGAAGTGACTAATTTCTATGAGTGGATTTAAGACATGCACTGGCAAACAACTGAATGCAATAGGGATTAATGTCTCCATAAATACATGGCAATCATGACTCTTCATACCTTGAATGCTTCCTTTTTCAATATTAGCACATCTAGCAAGGTTTGAAGAATAACCATCTGGCATTCTAAGGTCCTTTAGCCATCGACATACTATTCTGGCCTCCTCTTTTGTTAACGTGTAATTNGCNTTTGGTTTCAGTGTNCTCCCGTTATCTAGTGCCTTCAACTCCAAGTCTCTTCGTGAACAATATAAAGATAAATCTCTTCGTGCGTTTTCATTATCTTTGGTCTTTCCACTAACATTCATAACTGTATTAAAgatgttgtcaaagaaatttttttctatatgcatGACATCTAGATTATGTCTTAGCAAATTATCTTTCCAATATGGNAGATCCCAAAAAATGCTCCTCTTAGTCCAATTATGCCATTCCCCATACCCTTCAATCCTAATGAAACCACTTTCAGTCACTTTTGGAAGATGTTCGACTTTAGTCCAGATTTGAGATGGAGTGACCTTAGTGGTGGCCATATCTGTTTCAACTTGTCCTTTGCGAAAAGCTTTCCTGTTTCGCCTAAATGGGTGATCACTGCATAAGAACCTTCGATGACAGTCAAACCAAGAATTTTTGCGACCATAAGTCAAAAAGAATGACTTTGTGTGTTGCATGCAATGTGGACAAGCTAACCGACCATGCGTGCTCCAACCAGATAACATGCCATATGCGGGGAAGTCATTAATAGTCCACATCAAAGCTGCTCTCATCAAGAAATTTTGCTTCCTACTAACATCATATGTCCAAATACCACTCCACAActtcttcaaatcatcaatcaatGGCTCCAAATAAACATCAATGGATGCCTTGGGATTAGATGGACCTGGAATTATACACGTTAAAAACATGTAAGGTTTTGTCATACACATCTCAGGCGGAAGATTGTAGGGGGTGACAATCACCGGCCAACATGAATATGGTGATGCGGACGCTTGAATGTAAGGTGTAAACCCATCTGAACATAGACCAAGTCGCACGTTACGAGGTTCACTAGCAAAGGATGGATGTTTACGATTGAAGTGCTTCCAAGCTTCACCATCAGAAGGATGACACAACACTCCTTCAATTTTGTTACCATCATGCCAAGTCATGTGTTGTGTTGTTTGCATTGAGGCGAACATTCTTTGTAATCTTGGAATGATCGGCAAGTAGAACATGGACTTTAATGCAATCGGTTTTCCTTGCCTCCGTCCTGGATGCAATGTCTGAAATCGAGGATGGCCACAAAACTTGCACTCGACCAACGATGCATCATTTTTCCCATTCTCGTTGTCATAGAAAAGCATACATCCATTCAAACAACAATCGATCTTCTTTGTTTCCAATCCCAACTTTGAAACACAACTTTTGGCTTCATAAAAATTCTTTGGCAAANAATTGTTTGGTGGTGTCAACcttaaaaagaactttttcatGAAGTCGAAGGCTTGATTGGGAACATTCCAATTAGATTTACAAGCCATAATTTGAAGGCACGCTGACAATTTTGACTCTGTTAACCATTCAAATACAGGTTTATTTGCCtttgtcaataaattataaaaccgTTGAGTCGTCTCATTTGGAGACTCCTCATCAAGACAATCATACGCTTCTTCCTGTCCATGTCGACCAAGAGCATGGTTAACCATCTCTTGCATATGATTAATGTCATCTATCTCATTAGTACGTACAAAAGTGTTTGAACCTGAAGCGAAGCAATTATTGCCANCAGTCGAGGTAGAAGGTATTTCTTCTCCATGTAATGTCCAAATCTTGTAATTTGGCATGAAACCTTTCTTGTAAAGGTGAACTTTGACTTCTTGATCTTCCAAAATTCGTGTACATTCACACTTCAAGCATGGACATCGAATCCCTCCATCAATTGCATAATATTGACATTGTCGAGCCGTCTCGATAAACTCTTCAACTCCGATGACAAAAGCTTCTTTTAAACCTCTCCTTCCGCTATAANAACGNTCGTACNTCCACCCTCGGTGGTTGGGAAAATGGGCCATGTTCTGTGACAAGCCAAACAACGAAAAACTTAGGTAAAATAGAAACACTCCATGTGacataagtaataaacctattactacTTAAGTCGAACATGGAAGGCAATTTGAATACTACTGTCATAAGCATACAATAAGTGTATGCAAAGAGATGTCCTAAGTCTTGAAATACCTTACACATCCTAAGGGCCTATGTATTAAAGTTGGAGGAGACAACTTTTTACTACTGAAGCTCCCGTTTGTTGGTTCTAAGTTGGGGGAGACATCTTATTACAATATACATGAACATACAATATATACATCAACTTAGATACCATGAATATTCATTTGGCAACTTGGAAACGATGAATTTTGAAGAGCAACCAAGCAAATTCATATTCCAGCCAAATGGAAAGTCAAAGACAAATAAGACACAAAAAACGcagtttcattttcattttcaaaggCAACTTAGATATTGTTTCCAAAACCTGTACTTTACTTCCATACTATGAATCCCCTTCAAATGAAACTTCAATTTTAAGAACTGATAACTTAACTAGTTATATAATAATACTGGCTAAGGTTTTGTATTTTAAACCTTAGGTTATTACACACATGGTGGTAGCAAGCAAGTCATCCCAGAATGTAGAGCTAAAGCTGCAACAGAGTTGCACCGACCATAATTGTATAAGGACTAAAGTACTCTTAAGGTCTtccctttaaaaataaataaacctatatatatatatatatatatatatatatatatatatatttacttatttcaaactgattgattgaataatttttataacatCTTTCAATCTCAATAACTGTAATGTTAtacaatatcaatttaaaaagacACGGCTAAATAGTTTTTCCCTTACTCACaagtttatattattactaCATAGTTTTTAGTATTATGTACTTATGCAATCAAGAAGTCATAACGTATAAAGGAgcattttgatataaaaatagttaCAGTAATTATTATGACATTGGAGTTCAACTCAGAGTCTCCATCTCTTAACTCAAGTTGCCTCCTAACCATGGGGCTGCAAGTTCTCGCCAGCATAGTCCCTTCTCCAAAGCTAAACCTCTCAAGTGTGACGGCCATCAACAACCACCTCTGCAACACCTTGCACCAAATTGAAGCTGCTCTTTCTAGTAGCAATGACAATGCCACCAATGCCCTTCTATTTCATTGTCCCCTTTCTCCACAATTTCTTTTCGTTTCAATTCTTTTGTtggtataaattataaaaataataaaaacacgaaattgctaaaattaagtCTGGACAAAATTCTGTGGCTCGATTCAAAGCCCTAAAATTCCCTCACCCCCAAATGCCCCAACCCATATCACAATTGACCTAGGAGAATATAAAGATGCAAACAGTGAAACCTAAAATCAAACTTGAGAAGGAAAATTGGAAGACAATAAGCTTACAGATTAACGGGAGAAGCAAAAGCAAGGCACCACCTGCAAGACCTCCTCAGCAGCGGGTTTGACCTTCTCAAAATTCCAGTTCAAGATTCGTCTTTCACGCACCACAATGCAACAGGGTTTTAGGACTTTTCCTGAGGTTTGAGACACCAATCAACACTTCCACTAAGTTTATTCTGAAAATGGGGGAAAAAGACGGACAAGGATACACTTACCACTGGCCGCGAACGATGGTGGATTGGACGACCATCCACTAACAGCCACAGGAATCTGATACCTCACACGCACTGAATCTGCAGGAATCCGAGACTCTGCGAAGGAAGAGATGTGCACACTCGAAGATGAGTTCCAAAGAAGAAGGGTTCTAAATGCTTCTAAAGGTGTCTCTGGCTTCTGTCACTCGAGAGGGAGAATCACCCTTCTGcaatgtttaattatatttcctGACCCTTTACCGGCGGCCCAAATCCTTCGATAATGACCTCTAACCATAACAATGCCTTTACCGGCGAACCAAATCCTTCGATAATGTTACACCTAAATATCCGTCGAAAGATCCTTCGGTAAATCAAAATTACCGTTGAAATACTTCCTTCGGTAAATATCCACCGgaaatatatgattttcttgtagtgaaccttgttataagccttggaaaatttccttgtgatggcatttgcatgtgagaatgttggttgtattagatgaagggcaattttgtttcaggtgacatgtgaatagtagagagttGTAGTaccctcttaaacacttg
The nucleotide sequence above comes from Vigna radiata var. radiata cultivar VC1973A unplaced genomic scaffold, Vradiata_ver6 scaffold_147, whole genome shotgun sequence. Encoded proteins:
- the LOC106778676 gene encoding uncharacterized protein LOC106778676 — encoded protein: MAHFPNHRGWXYXRXYSGRRGLKEAFVIGVEEFIETARQCQYYAIDGGIRCPCLKCECTRILEDQEVKVHLYKKGFMPNYKIWTLHGEEIPSTSTXGNNCFASGSNTFVRTNEIDDINHMQEMVNHALGRHGQEEAYDCLDEESPNETTQRFYNLLTKANKPVFEWLTESKLSACLQIMACKSNWNVPNQAFDFMKKFFLRLTPPNNXLPKNFYEAKSCVSKLGLETKKIDCCLNGCMLFYDNENGKNDASLVECKFCGHPRFQTLHPGRRQGKPIALKSMFYLPIIPRLQRMFASMQTTQHMTWHDGNKIEGVLCHPSDGEAWKHFNRKHPSFASEPRNVRLGLCSDGFTPYIQASASPYSCWPVIVTPYNLPPEMCMTKPYMFLTCIIPGPSNPKASIDVYLEPLIDDLKKLWSGIWTYDVSRKQNFLMRAALMWTINDFPAYGMLSGWSTHGRLACPHCMQHTKSFFLTYGRKNSWFDCHRRFLCSDHPFRRNRKAFRKGQVETDMATTKVTPSQIWTKVEHLPKVTESGFIRIEGYGEWHNWTKRSIFWDLPYWKDNLLRHNLDVMHIEKNFFDNIFNTVMNVSGKTKDNENARRDLSLYCSRRDLELKALDNGXTLKPXANYTLTKEEARIVCRWLKDLRMPDGYSSNLARCANIEKGSIQGMKSHDCHVFMETLIPIAFSCLPVHVLNPLIEISHFFKDLCSTTLKADSLAKLEENIPIILCKLERVLPPAFFDSMEHLPIHLAYEAWLG